The segment AGATCTGGACGGAGACGGAATCGAACTCGTATCTCTTGATGATTCTCAGAATTTTTATGATTTCGACGGCGACGGCCTGGCCAACAAAACGGCCTGGGTGTCAAGCGATGACGGCATCCTGGCCCTGGACGCCGGGAATGACGGCGCGATCCAAAACGCCGATGAGATCCGGTTTGACGGATACGCCCGGCGGGCTGAAGAAGAAGGGGATGTGGAAAAGCATGATTTCAACAACGACGGCGTGGTGGACATCCGGGATTTTGACACCGACGGAAATGGTGTGGTCAGCGATCTTGAGGGACTGCGTTATTTTGACAGCGACAAGAACGGGGTCCTGGACAGCGCCGACGAACAGTTTGATTCTTTCGGGGTTTTCTCCGATTTTGACAATGACGGGGTCACAGTAAGCCGGGAGTTCAGAACCCTTTCCGAGATGGGTATCACATCCATCAATCTTTCTTCCGATTCGATTGACCGGGTCCAAAGCGGGGACGCCAATGATAATTAAAAGTTTGAAAGACATTTAAATTGAAGCTGATTGGCGGAAAAATATTTTTTTAACCCATTAGAAAAACAGGAATGATTCAAATCATTGAAAAAAATAGAAATAATTTTTTTTCAGCATCGGTTATCGGAGGGTGAGTTTTGAA is part of the Candidatus Desulfarcum epimagneticum genome and harbors:
- a CDS encoding hypothetical protein (Evidence 5 : Unknown function), which gives rise to MSSDDGILALDAGNDGAIQNADEIRFDGYARRAEEEGDVEKHDFNNDGVVDIRDFDTDGNGVVSDLEGLRYFDSDKNGVLDSADEQFDSFGVFSDFDNDGVTVSREFRTLSEMGITSINLSSDSIDRVQSGDANDN